One Capricornis sumatraensis isolate serow.1 chromosome 8, serow.2, whole genome shotgun sequence genomic region harbors:
- the FANCF gene encoding Fanconi anemia group F protein — translation MDSLLEHLDRFSEVLAVSRTTHVSTWDPATVRRALQWAGYLRHIHRRFGRHARIRKVLEQRLQNQWKQEGDSGPAPAPGLANFQALGHCDQLLSLRLLANPALGDASFHFLLQQLFPGPGVPDAEEEALQGSLARFARCRAAAHMLRFHAYRENPVLQKDSVMKTQAELLLRRLQEVGEAEAEGPGRLLSRLWERLPQSNFLKVVAAALLLPAASPRLQEEELGVGSPRTPGDGRQELLRWLLGKSDIAVAFCRNLPAELLTSVAGRHPELSPVYLGLLTNWGRQLHYDLPKGLWIGTEPQDVPWEELFSRFQSLCQAPPPLKDEVLTALKSYKAQDGDFEVPGLSIWTDLLLALGSVV, via the coding sequence ATGGACTCACTTCTGGAGCACTTGGATCGTTTCTCTGAGGTTCTGGCTGTCTCCCGCACAACCCACGTCAGCACTTGGGACCCCGCAACCGTTCGCAGGGCTTTACAGTGGGCGGGCTACCTGCGCCACATCCACAGGCGCTTTGGCCGCCATGCCCGTATTCGCAAAGTTCTGGAGCAGCGACTGCAAAACCAGTGGAAGCAGGAGGGTGACTCTGGGCCCGCTCCAGCCCCGGGCTTGGCGAACTTCCAGGCCTTGGGGCACTGTGACCAGCTGCTGTCTCTGCGACTGCTGGCGAACCCGGCCCTCGGAGATGCCTCCTTTCACTTCCTGCTTCAGCAGCTCTTTCCCGGCCCCGGCGTTCCGGACGCCGAGGAGGAGGCGCTCCAGGGCAGCCTGGCCCGCTTCGCCCGCTGCCGGGCCGCTGCCCACATGCTGCGCTTCCACGCCTACAGGGAGAACCCGGTCCTTCAGAAGGACTCAGTGATGAAGACGCAGGCGGAGCTGCTTCTGAGGCGTCTGCAGGAGGTGGGGGAAGCCGAAGCTGAGGGTCCTGGCAGGCTTCTCAGCCGCCTGTGGGAGCGCCTGCCCCAGAGCAACTTCCTGAAGGTGGTGGCGGCCGCGCTGCTGCTGCCGGCGGCATCCCCCCGACTCCAAGAAGAGGAATTGGGAGTAGGCAGCCCCAGAACACCGGGAGACGGGCGTCAAGAGCTGCTTCGTTGGCTTCTGGGGAAATCAGATATCGCGGTTGCCTTTTGCCGCAACCTCCCAGCCGAGCTTCTAACTTCCGTGGCGGGGCGCCATCCAGAGCTGTCCCCTGTCTATCTGGGTCTGCTCACAAACTGGGGTCGCCAACTGCACTATGACCTTCCGAAAGGCCTTTGGATTGGAACTGAGCCCCAGGATGTGCCCTGGGAGGAGTTGTTCAGCAGGTTTCAAAGCCTCTGTCAGGCCCCTCCTCCTCTGAAAGATGAAGTTCTAACTGCCCTGAAGTCCTATAAGGCTCAAGATGGAGATTTCGAAGTCCCTGGTCTTAGCATCTGGACAGACCTGTTGTTAGCTCTTGGGAGTGTTGTATGA